Proteins from one Archocentrus centrarchus isolate MPI-CPG fArcCen1 chromosome 8, fArcCen1, whole genome shotgun sequence genomic window:
- the limd2 gene encoding LIM domain-containing protein 2, protein MDTRNTTEEKPVQRSKSFSFTAQKEVCASCGKTVYPMEKLVANNLVFHSTCFCCKHCNAKLSLGSFAALQGEFYCKPHFQQLFKSKGNYDEGFGRKQHKELWASKESDSITKTP, encoded by the exons GACACCAGAAACACCACGGAAGAAAAACCTGTCCAGCGATCTAAG TCCTTCAGCTTTACTGCTCAAAAGGAAGTGTGCGCATCATGTGGGAAGACAGTCTACCCAATGGAGAAACTGGTTGCAAACAACCTTGTCTTCCATTCAACATGTTTCTGCTGCAAGCACTGCAATGCCAAACTCAG CCTTGGCAGCTTTGCAGCTCTTCAAGGCGAATTTTACTGCAAACCCCACTTCCAACAGCTGTTCAAGAGCAAAGGAAACTATGATGAGGGCTTCGGACGCAAGCAGCACAAAGAGCTCTGGGCCTCCAAGGAATCAGATAGTATAACAAAGACGCCATAA